Below is a genomic region from Helicobacter pylori.
AGTATCCCCCACTTTGACTGCATTAATGTATTTAGAATCAAATTCAATAACCAATTTCCTGGCATGGCTGACTAGTCTCAATAACACCGTGTTATTCGCGCTCACCCCTTCGCCCACCTGAATGTTTTTACTCGCTATTACGCCATCAAAAGGGGCTCTTAGAATGGTTTTATTCAATACCGCAATAGAATAAGCGTAATCCGATTCCAAACGCCTGTAATTGAACTCATAACTCTCTAGAGTGTTTTTATCCACAGCGCCCCCAATTTTGCTGTATCGTTGGTATTGCTTTTTAGCAAAAATGAGTTGTTGCTCGGTAGAATCGCTTTGAGCCTGTTTGTCTTGATTATACAAAAGCAACAAAACATCGCCCTTTTTGACCACGCTCCCCTCAGTAACCTTAATGCTATCCACAATCCCTGTGCTGTCTAAGGTGAGTTTGGAATCTTGTATCGCTTTCACATTGAAAATCGCATACACTTTTTCGCCAGCTTCCAAATTCAAAAAACTCAAAAAAAGTCCTATTAAAATTTTTCGCATCATTTTTATTCCCTTAATGCACATAGTCATCTATTTTATGCCCGCTGTTGAAAATGTAATTGGCTTTTTGCACTTCATAATTATTGAGCGCTAAATTATAAGCCACTTCCGCATCAAAGCGCGTGGTTAAGCCCCTTAAATAGGTGGTGAAATCCACTAAATTAGCGTCGTATTTCCTTTTAATATTGGCAAAAGAAAGATTAGCCGCATCCAAACTAGCCTTTGAAGATTCAATCTTGGCTCTGGCAATATCAAGCGACTTTCTGTAAAGCTGTTCGTCTTTTTCTTGTTCTAGTTTTTTATACGCTAAATTCTTTTCATTCGCTAATCGGCCTAGCATGATGGATTGTTTTTGCAAGCTCAATCCTATATCATCAAAAATATTCAAAGTCGCAGTAACCCCAGCCGTATTTTGCTGACCTGGGAAGAAGTTCCCAAAACTCCCCAAAGCGTAAGCGGGTTTTTGGATCCAAAAAAGCCATGAGTCAAACACATCTATCTTGGGGTAATAATTGAGTTGCTTGTTTTGGTATCTAAGCGCGGAAATTTGCTCCCTTAAAGAAACCAAATCCTGCCTTTCTCTTAATTGCAAATTAGGCACATCAATCGTAGTCTTTTTCAAATTTTTCACACTGAGATTGGTGAGGTATTCTAAAGTCAAGCGGTTTTGCTCCAAAGCAAATTGCATGTCT
It encodes:
- the hefB gene encoding efflux RND transporter periplasmic adaptor subunit HefB, producing MMRKILIGLFLSFLNLEAGEKVYAIFNVKAIQDSKLTLDSTGIVDSIKVTEGSVVKKGDVLLLLYNQDKQAQSDSTEQQLIFAKKQYQRYSKIGGAVDKNTLESYEFNYRRLESDYAYSIAVLNKTILRAPFDGVIASKNIQVGEGVSANNTVLLRLVSHARKLVIEFDSKYINAVKVGDTYTYSIDGDSNQHEAKITKIYPTVDENTRKVSAEALLSKPMAVGLFGDGFIQTK